A region of the Methylocystis sp. MJC1 genome:
CGGGTCAGGAGAATAGACGCATCGTCGTCGCCGGCGGGAAGATGAAACGAAATGGCGACGCGCTTTCATTCAGCATCGCCGTGCAGCCGGTTGTGAGCGAAGGGGAAGAGCTGCTGCTGGTTTGCTTCATCGACCAGCCTGAACCCGCTCCCAGGCGAGGCCACCAAGTGGCTTCCGGAGAATTTTCACGGATCACCGAACTCGAGCAAGAACTCGAGGTTACGAAAATCGAGCTTCAGGGCGCGATTCACAATCTGGAGATTTCCAGCGACGAGCAGAAGGCGGCCAACCAAGAAGCGTTGTCCGCCAATGAGGAACTGCAATCCACGAACGAGGAGCTTCTGACCTCGAAGGAGGAATTGCAATCACTCAATGAGGAGTTGACCGCCCTCAACGCCCAGCTCCAAGAAACATTGGAACGGCAGCGCATATTGTCCAACGATCTGCAAAACGTTCTCTACAGCACTGATGTGGCGACGCTCTTTCTGGACGCCAATCTCAATATCCGCTTCTTCACACCGACCACCAAACTGCTGTTCAGCATCATCCCCACCGACGTTGGCCGGCCGTTGGCGGACCTCCGCTCTCTGGCGGCGGATGACGCGCTTCTAGCGGACGCACAAGCAGTGCTGCAAAACCACCTGCCGATTGAACGAGAAATAGAGGCTCAGACCGGCTCCTGGTATAGCCGCCGGATCATGCTTTACCGCGCCCAGGATGATCGTGTCGAAGGCGTTGTGGTCACCTTTACCGATGTCACCGAGAGACGTCAGGCGCTGCAAGCGCTGGAAGCAGCAAAACGTCAGGCGCAACAGGCTAATATGGCAAAGTCGCGCTTTCTCGCCGCTGCAAGTCATGATCTCCGTCAACCGCTACAATCGCTCGTGCTGCTGCAGGGGCTGTTGGCCAAGACCGTCAAGGGAGAGAAGGCAAAGAAGCTGGTCGCGCGCTTCGACGAAACGTTGAACGCGATGTCCGGCATGTTGAACGCGCTGCTCGACATCAACCAAATCGAGGCCGGCACGGTCAGACCGGAAATTGTCTGCTTTCCGATCAACGATCTTCTCGAGCGGCTGAAAAGAGAGTTCGGCTATCACGCGCAAGCACAGGGACTTTCCTTCCGGATGGTCTCGTGCGAGCTTTCGATATGCACCGATCCGGCGCTGCTCGAGCAGATGATCCGCAACCTGTTGTCTAACGCCCTGAAGTACACCCGAAAAGGCAAAGTGTTGCTCGGTTGCCGCCGGCGGAAGGGAATGCTGAGCATCGAAATCTGGGACACCGGAATCGGAATCCCCGATGGCGAACTTCGTGCCGTCTTCGACGAGTATCATCAGATCAACAACGCGGCGCGCGAACGCAAACGGGGACTTGGGCTCGGTCTTTCCATCGTGCAGCGCCTAGGAGGTCTGCTCGGCCATCAGGTCCGCGTCGCCTCTAAACTTGGCAAGGGCTCGGTCTTTGCCATTGAGGTCACAGTCCCGACAGACGGGTCCGCGCCGCTGCCGGAAGGGGGTATTCGCGACAAGATTATCGAAGTAGCCAAAGGCGCTCCGCACACAGGCGCGGTTCTGGTGATCGAGGATGATCCAGAGGTTTGCGATCTCCTTAAAATTCTCCTTGAAGAGGTGGGTTATCGCACAATGACGGCGCCAGATGGAATTGCGGCGCTCGACCTCGTTTTGCACGAAGGCTTCCACCCCGATCTCATTGTCGCGGACTACAATCTTCCAAGTGGCATGGACGGGCTCGACGCCGCCGGGACGCTTCGGAAAAGACTTCAGCGGCAGATCCCGGTCATTATTTTAACTGGCGACATATCGACGAGCGCCTTGCACAAGATCGCGATCGGAGACTGTGTCCAGCTTAACAAGCCCGTAAAATCAGCCGAGTTGATGCGGGTCGCCGAACGGCTTCTCGCGCAGTCCGGTTTCACAGCGTCGCCACGCACTCCTGTTCCGAACAGAGGCGAAGATACCAAGGACCGGGAGCTGGGCGTCATCTCCGTCGTCGATGACGACAAGCGGGTCCGCGAGACGCTGCGGGAAGTGCTCGAAGACGATGGACGGGTCGTCAAGGAATTCGACGCCTGCGAGGGGTTCCTCGAAACCTATCACCCGGGCCGAGAGGGCTGTCTCCTGCTCGACGCCTATCTTCCTGGGATGAACGGAATCGACTTGCTGAGACGGCTGCAAGAGCGCGGCGCGCATCCGCCGACCATCATGCTCACTGGCGCCGCCGACGTAACGATGGCTGTCGAGGCTATGAAGGCAGGAGCGTTCGATTTCGTCGAGAAGCCGATCAGCCGCGACGACCTGCTGGCCTGCGTCAAGCGCGCGCTCGAACACGCGCGGGATGCGAACAAGTTGGCGGAATGGCAAGAGAATGCCGCAGCTCACATGGCTGGTCTGACCGAGCGACAGCGCCAGATCCTCGATTTGGTCCTCGCTGGGCACCCTAGCAAGAATATCGCCGCCGATCTTGGCATTAGCCAACGCACCGTCGAGAACCATCGCGCTTCGATCATGAAGAAGATGGGCGCGAAATCTCTTCCGGAGCTGGCCCGCTTAGCGCTTGCGCCTACTTCGAAAGGCTGATGGCGGGCGACATGTTTATAATTGCGCGTCGAGCAATGGCCTCCACGACCCGATTGCACTTATAGGCGACGATTAATTTTGACGCGATCTCAATGTGCGCGGAGCATGCCCGCTTCTTGAGGCTCACGACCTTCCCTCACTTCTCAGAGACGCGGTGGAGAATTTTTCACTCCGGCCTTTTTCGTGCGCGGTTTTAAATGAGCACCCGGTTCTACGTGCGCCTTCTCGCTCCCTGAGTTTGGCGACGAAGACGGGACCCTCGCAGGCTCATTTGTCGGAGTCGGAGCTTGCAGGGCGCCGCCGCTTTCATTTGTTGGTCTATTTTGTGTAGCTTCATCTCGGCTAGGAACCTCGTCTGGCATAGGTCCCTTGTTGGGAGACCCGCCGACGCATTTCGTGTTGTGTGGATCACAACTTGAACTAGCGTCACTCCGATCTCGCCGGGGTGAGTCGAGTTCTGTCGAAGCCTCCGATGGCGGCGATGTTGGATGTTCGACAGTGGTACTGCCATTAGCTGGGTGATTAGTAGTAAAGATCGCGCCAATTCCGGCGTTAATCAGAGCACGGAATTGGACGATCTCTTCGAGCGGCACCGCATAAACGCCTATTCCAAATCCGATCGCCCCAGTGATCATTGCGGCAATGATGGTCAGGAAAGCTGCTCGCGACATTCGATTCATCCTCCGAAAAAGAATACCCAGCTTATCGCAGGGGCATATTCCATGCTTTGGCTGTTGCAGCAGCGATTATTCCTTTCGGTCCGCATCCATATCCTTATACGCCCCACTGTCATTGTGGATATGTTCCTCGCTTCAGCTCTTCTCTTGGAGTTTTTCCCGCGACAACCCACTGGAAGCGAGCGCTAAATTACGGACGAACTCGTCGCGTTTCGAACCACCGGTTCCACCAAGCCAGCGATAAAAGCTGTTCTTGGCGACTTCGACAATCACCAGATAAACAACCACCATCGCCGACAATATGAAATAAAATCGACCAGGGAGCGGCTCAAACCCGAAATAGGGCCCCAAAGGAGTAAAGGGAAGTATCGCGCCCATCGTAGCGATAGTGAGGGATGTCGCGACGAGGACGGGATGCGCACGGCTTTTGAAAGGATTGCCGCGCGTGCGAATGATGAAGATCACCAAAACCTGAGTGGATAGCGATTCAACAAACCAGCCGGTCTGGAACAGCGCCTCATTCGCCTTCATCACGACCAACATAACGTAGAAAGTTAGAAAGTCGAACACGGAACTGATCGGTCCGATGACGAGCATGAAGTTGCGAATAAAGCTCATGTCCAGGACATGCGGACTGCGTACGTCCTCAGGATCTACTTCGTCAAGAGGGATCGGCACCTCCGAAATATCGTAGAGAATGTTGTTGAGGAGGATCTGAGTTGGCAGCATCGGCAGGAAGGGAAGAAACAGCGCCGCGCCCGCCATGCTGAACATATTGCCGAAGTTGGAGCTGGTGCCCATCATTATATATTTCATGATATTTGCGAAGGTGCGACGACCTTCCAACACGCCGTCGTGGACGACAAGCAGATCCTGATCCAGCAGGATCATATCGGCTGCTTCTTTAGCGACGTCGACGGCTGAATCCACCGACAGGCCTACATCGGCCGAGTGCAAGGAGGGCGCATCGTTAATGCCGTCGCCCAGATACCCGACGACATGACCGCGGGCTTTGAGCGCGAGGATTACTCGATCTTTCTGCGATGGATTGACCCGACAAAACAAATTGGCTTGTCCGACCCGGACACGCAAGGCGGAATCATCCATCTCTCCGATCTCTTTCCCCGTCAGCACTCCCGTAACGGGGATTTTCAAGGTCGTGCAGACGTGTTGGGTGACCAATTCGCTATCGCCGGTGACGATCTTTACCGTTACGCCGCTTTGGGCCAACGCCGCGAGCGCCGCGCCGGCGCTTTCCTTTGGCGGGTCTAGAAATCCCGCGAACCCCGCGAATACCAACCCCTCCTCGTCGCCGACAACGGCATGAGGATGGTCCTTCGGAACCTGCCGCCAAGCGATGCCCAAGAGACGAAAGCCTTCTTTTTCGAGGGCGATGCGTTGTCCCTGAATCCGTCCAATTCCGGTAGCATCGAGTGGAGGCTGGGTCTTATTCCCCTGTTCTTCATACCGATTACAAAGAGCCACGATCTCCTCGGATGCGCCCTTGACCACCAGCAATCGGTCGTCGCCTTTCTCAACTAAAACAGAGACGCGGCGCCGCTCGAAGTCGAAGGGAACTTCGTCGATCTTTTTCCACGCGCTCACGTCGATGTCGTGGTGGTCGAGGATCGCGTCGTCGAGGGGGCTTTTCAGGCCGGTCTCGAAAAAGCTGTTGAGATAGGCAAGTTCCAAAACACGGTCGCTAGGCTTCCCTTCCCCATCCACATGCTGTTCGAGCTTTATCTTCGCCTCAGTCAAGGTGCCGGTCTTGTCCGTGCAAAGGACATCCATCGACCCAAGATTTTGGATGGAGGCCAAGCGTTTGACGATGACGCGCTTCCTCGCCATGTGCAGCGCGCCCCGCGACAAGGTGACGGACACCACCATTGGCAGGAGTTCCGGGGTCAGCCCCACCGCAAGCGCGACTGCAAACAGAAAGGATTCAAGCCAAGGCTTGTGTAGTAGCGCATTAACCAGCAGGACAAACAGCACCAATAAGATTGTCAGGCGCATAATGAGCAGGCCGAAACGATGCGTGCCGATCTCGAAGGCGGTGGGCGGCGGCCGGCGACTAATGCTGTCCGCAATGGCCCCAATGGCCGTGTTGGCGCCTGTCTTCACCACGCGCATTCTGCCGCTGCCGCTGATGACGCTTGTGCCCATGAACACGGCATTGGCGGCGTCTTGCAGATCGGTCGCATCACCCGATAGGGTTCCGGAACGCTTTTCGACAGGATAGGGCTCCCCGGTCAACAGCGCCTGCTTGACGTACAAATCGCGCGCTTCCAGGACCAAGCCGTCCGCCGGGATCATATCGCCGGCGGAGAGCACGACGAGGTCGCCTGGAACCACATCGGTCACCAGCGTATCCAATGGTTTGCCGTCGCGTATCACCATGGCCCGCAGCGATACGGACTGACGCAAGCTTTCTGCGGCTTTACCGGCGCGGTGCTCCTGAACGAAATCTAGCGTCACGCTGAACAGCACCATCGCCGAGATGATTAGAAAGTTGGCGACTTCGCCGGTCAGCGCTGAA
Encoded here:
- a CDS encoding chemotaxis protein CheB translates to MPKSYPQEIMRTRPQPKKRISSAPRSAGEHSEFLVVGIGASAGGLDACKKLLGNLPASDRMAFILVQHLDPTHESMMVELLSAHTSMTVVQARDRMPIEPNHFYVIPPGTYLAVDEGVLRLTQPLAPHGARLPFDFLLHTLARNFGPRAVCVILSGTGTDGSLGLKAIKENHGQVIVQDPAEAAFDGMPRSAIMTGVVDLVLPVATIGEALVAYDQRMAGSNKHYGNSRADPGDYLPQIVDLLRTKTAHDFTLYKPGTLERRIERRMGMIGGKVADTKQYLDLLRGDANELDLLAKDLLIHVTSFFRDARTFALLAEKIVPDIVKNHAPDRNIRIWVAGCSTGEETYSLAMLFLEQIAAEDRSLKLQIFASDIDPDAVASAREGLYQETIEKEVSAARLARFFTKEDHCYRVTPELRSTVVFTVQDLLADPPFSRLDLVSCRNLLIYLRPEAQEKVIALLHFALREGGVVLLGGAETIGNVEGRFEAISKVDRIYRRIGRSRPGELSALISPAYGAGPPRRQDQEQKGLRPAALADLCRRLVMETYAPAAVLINRKYECLYFLGPTDSYLKVAAGHPVQNLLMMAREGLRTKLRAALQRAGQENRRIVVAGGKMKRNGDALSFSIAVQPVVSEGEELLLVCFIDQPEPAPRRGHQVASGEFSRITELEQELEVTKIELQGAIHNLEISSDEQKAANQEALSANEELQSTNEELLTSKEELQSLNEELTALNAQLQETLERQRILSNDLQNVLYSTDVATLFLDANLNIRFFTPTTKLLFSIIPTDVGRPLADLRSLAADDALLADAQAVLQNHLPIEREIEAQTGSWYSRRIMLYRAQDDRVEGVVVTFTDVTERRQALQALEAAKRQAQQANMAKSRFLAAASHDLRQPLQSLVLLQGLLAKTVKGEKAKKLVARFDETLNAMSGMLNALLDINQIEAGTVRPEIVCFPINDLLERLKREFGYHAQAQGLSFRMVSCELSICTDPALLEQMIRNLLSNALKYTRKGKVLLGCRRRKGMLSIEIWDTGIGIPDGELRAVFDEYHQINNAARERKRGLGLGLSIVQRLGGLLGHQVRVASKLGKGSVFAIEVTVPTDGSAPLPEGGIRDKIIEVAKGAPHTGAVLVIEDDPEVCDLLKILLEEVGYRTMTAPDGIAALDLVLHEGFHPDLIVADYNLPSGMDGLDAAGTLRKRLQRQIPVIILTGDISTSALHKIAIGDCVQLNKPVKSAELMRVAERLLAQSGFTASPRTPVPNRGEDTKDRELGVISVVDDDKRVRETLREVLEDDGRVVKEFDACEGFLETYHPGREGCLLLDAYLPGMNGIDLLRRLQERGAHPPTIMLTGAADVTMAVEAMKAGAFDFVEKPISRDDLLACVKRALEHARDANKLAEWQENAAAHMAGLTERQRQILDLVLAGHPSKNIAADLGISQRTVENHRASIMKKMGAKSLPELARLALAPTSKG
- the mgtA gene encoding magnesium-translocating P-type ATPase — protein: MTLTSSAIVPIHAGLIVPRFLYYFFAVYFVAFVTLWVSHRLLLWKKSNARSKVQPDEAAWWLKPLANHEADLATDAAGLTSAEARSRLAEFGSNLFRDRQQQSPLLQFLSRFKNPLVVLLLVASAISALTGEVANFLIISAMVLFSVTLDFVQEHRAGKAAESLRQSVSLRAMVIRDGKPLDTLVTDVVPGDLVVLSAGDMIPADGLVLEARDLYVKQALLTGEPYPVEKRSGTLSGDATDLQDAANAVFMGTSVISGSGRMRVVKTGANTAIGAIADSISRRPPPTAFEIGTHRFGLLIMRLTILLVLFVLLVNALLHKPWLESFLFAVALAVGLTPELLPMVVSVTLSRGALHMARKRVIVKRLASIQNLGSMDVLCTDKTGTLTEAKIKLEQHVDGEGKPSDRVLELAYLNSFFETGLKSPLDDAILDHHDIDVSAWKKIDEVPFDFERRRVSVLVEKGDDRLLVVKGASEEIVALCNRYEEQGNKTQPPLDATGIGRIQGQRIALEKEGFRLLGIAWRQVPKDHPHAVVGDEEGLVFAGFAGFLDPPKESAGAALAALAQSGVTVKIVTGDSELVTQHVCTTLKIPVTGVLTGKEIGEMDDSALRVRVGQANLFCRVNPSQKDRVILALKARGHVVGYLGDGINDAPSLHSADVGLSVDSAVDVAKEAADMILLDQDLLVVHDGVLEGRRTFANIMKYIMMGTSSNFGNMFSMAGAALFLPFLPMLPTQILLNNILYDISEVPIPLDEVDPEDVRSPHVLDMSFIRNFMLVIGPISSVFDFLTFYVMLVVMKANEALFQTGWFVESLSTQVLVIFIIRTRGNPFKSRAHPVLVATSLTIATMGAILPFTPLGPYFGFEPLPGRFYFILSAMVVVYLVIVEVAKNSFYRWLGGTGGSKRDEFVRNLALASSGLSREKLQEKS